In a genomic window of Aeromicrobium panaciterrae:
- the ald gene encoding alanine dehydrogenase, which produces MLVGVPREIKNNEFRVAITPAGVHEFTRRGHDVVIEKDAGIGSSITDDEFVAAGAKILATADEVWETAELVLKVKEPIAAEYSRMRKGQTLFTYLHLAASRECTDALLASGTTSIAYETVQLADGSLPLLAPMSEVAGKLAPQVGFYHLMRRGGGRGVLPGGVPGVHPANVVVIGAGVSGVNAAHVAQGMGARVEILDLNVARLRQVDAMFGGTVTTVASNSYAIEKAVREADLVIGAVLVPGAKAPTLISDDLVATMRPGSVLVDIAIDQGGCFESSRATTHDDPTFKVHDSVFYCVANMPGAVPHTSTYALTNVTLPYAVALADKGWKQAVTDDAALAGGLSTHEGKLVNGPVGEALNIEVTPLAQL; this is translated from the coding sequence ATGTTGGTCGGCGTTCCCCGCGAGATCAAGAACAACGAGTTCCGCGTCGCCATCACCCCGGCCGGCGTTCACGAGTTCACCCGCCGTGGCCACGACGTGGTCATCGAGAAGGACGCCGGCATCGGATCGTCGATCACCGATGACGAGTTCGTCGCTGCCGGCGCCAAGATCCTCGCCACCGCCGACGAGGTCTGGGAGACCGCCGAGCTGGTGCTGAAGGTCAAGGAGCCCATCGCCGCGGAGTACAGCCGGATGCGCAAGGGCCAGACGCTCTTCACCTACCTTCACCTCGCCGCTAGCCGCGAGTGCACCGACGCTCTTCTGGCGTCGGGCACGACGTCCATTGCCTACGAGACGGTGCAGCTTGCCGATGGTTCGCTGCCGTTGCTCGCCCCCATGTCGGAGGTTGCAGGCAAGCTCGCTCCGCAGGTTGGCTTCTATCACCTGATGCGTCGTGGCGGCGGCCGCGGCGTGCTGCCCGGCGGAGTCCCCGGAGTGCACCCGGCCAATGTCGTCGTCATCGGCGCTGGCGTCTCTGGCGTCAACGCCGCACACGTCGCCCAGGGCATGGGAGCTCGCGTCGAGATCCTCGACCTGAACGTTGCTCGCCTTCGTCAGGTCGATGCCATGTTCGGTGGCACCGTCACCACAGTGGCGTCCAACTCCTACGCGATCGAGAAGGCCGTACGCGAGGCCGATCTCGTGATCGGCGCCGTGCTCGTACCTGGCGCCAAGGCCCCAACTCTCATCAGCGATGACCTCGTAGCGACGATGCGTCCCGGCTCCGTGCTGGTCGACATCGCGATCGACCAGGGCGGCTGCTTCGAAAGCTCGCGCGCGACAACGCACGATGACCCGACGTTCAAGGTCCACGACTCGGTCTTCTACTGCGTCGCCAACATGCCGGGCGCAGTTCCGCACACGTCGACGTACGCGCTGACGAACGTGACGCTCCCCTACGCGGTCGCTCTCGCCGACAAGGGTTGGAAGCAGGCAGTCACGGACGACGCCGCACTTGCCGGTGGCCTCAGCACGCACGAGGGCAAGCTCGTCAACGGTCCCGTCGGCGAAGCGCTCAACATCGAGGTCACTCCTCTCGCCCAGCTCTAG
- a CDS encoding Lrp/AsnC family transcriptional regulator: MPKDVRELDDLDHRIVEALRAEGRLANNALAEKVGVAASTCLVRLRSLIDRGVIAGFHAEVDPAWFGRPIQAMIAVRLRADARGSINEFSDRLAAMPEVLNVYFLAGADDFHVHVAARDSEDLRAFVVDKLSAAPEVALTETNLIFQHKRGQLAD; this comes from the coding sequence ATGCCGAAGGATGTTCGAGAGCTGGATGACCTCGATCACCGCATCGTCGAAGCGCTGCGTGCCGAGGGCCGCTTGGCCAACAACGCTCTCGCCGAAAAGGTTGGCGTTGCAGCCTCGACCTGTCTCGTCCGTCTCCGGAGTCTGATTGATCGCGGAGTCATCGCCGGCTTCCATGCTGAAGTCGATCCGGCCTGGTTCGGTCGACCCATACAGGCGATGATCGCCGTACGCTTGCGGGCCGACGCCAGAGGATCGATCAACGAGTTCTCCGACCGTCTCGCGGCGATGCCTGAAGTGCTCAACGTCTACTTCCTCGCCGGCGCCGACGACTTCCACGTTCACGTAGCGGCGCGCGACTCCGAGGATCTGCGCGCGTTCGTCGTCGACAAGCTCAGCGCGGCACCCGAAGTCGCCCTGACAGAAACCAATCTGATCTTCCAGCACAAGCGCGGCCAGCTCGCCGACTGA
- a CDS encoding hemerythrin domain-containing protein — MTEHLTMNTIIHAAFRRDMKRFGDALAAFAPGDQKRASDLGRAWDNFAYQLHHHHDDEETIFWPAFEKVGVDPKLVEELEGEHDRMSAALVGAEGAMKVFTTDPSQTSLDSARGAIAELQVVLDEHLKHEERDLEPWSATQMKKPELKAAQAAVRKAHKGGAGTFASWLLDGADADATAALKREFPAPVLVVLTRGPGRRYRKEIAPIWK; from the coding sequence ATGACCGAACACCTGACCATGAACACGATCATCCATGCAGCCTTCCGGCGAGACATGAAGCGTTTCGGTGACGCGCTCGCAGCCTTCGCGCCAGGCGATCAGAAACGTGCCAGCGACCTCGGTCGGGCCTGGGACAACTTCGCGTACCAGCTTCATCACCACCACGACGACGAGGAGACGATCTTCTGGCCGGCGTTCGAGAAGGTTGGCGTCGACCCCAAGCTCGTCGAGGAGCTAGAGGGCGAACACGACCGTATGAGCGCGGCGCTGGTGGGGGCCGAGGGCGCCATGAAGGTGTTCACCACCGACCCCTCACAGACCAGCCTCGATTCCGCGCGGGGAGCTATCGCCGAGCTGCAGGTCGTCCTCGATGAGCACTTGAAGCACGAGGAGCGCGACCTGGAGCCGTGGTCCGCGACGCAGATGAAGAAGCCCGAGCTCAAGGCCGCACAGGCAGCTGTGCGCAAAGCGCACAAGGGTGGCGCCGGCACGTTCGCATCCTGGCTTCTCGACGGAGCCGACGCAGATGCCACGGCAGCACTGAAGCGCGAGTTCCCAGCGCCGGTCCTCGTCGTGCTGACCCGGGGCCCGGGTCGCCGCTATCGCAAGGAGATTGCGCCGATCTGGAAGTAG
- a CDS encoding GNAT family protein, translating to MSQWDETPNLVGDHVRLEQLQPHHAEGLLAASDDDEVFTWQLFARPTNLDEAKALIELYLGRPNTRSWAQVDQRTNEVAGLTTYYDIDPARRTVAIGSTWLGRRFWRTGINTESKLLLLRHAFDALDCARVVWHVDIRNERSQAAVTRIGGVREGVMRKHIIRRDGSWRDTVLFSMTDDEWPAARDALVFKLSANGKVQT from the coding sequence ATGAGTCAGTGGGACGAGACGCCCAACCTCGTCGGTGACCATGTGCGGCTCGAGCAGCTGCAGCCGCACCACGCCGAAGGGCTGCTCGCGGCGTCAGATGATGACGAGGTCTTCACCTGGCAACTGTTCGCTCGGCCGACCAACCTGGACGAGGCCAAGGCACTCATCGAGCTCTACCTCGGGCGGCCCAACACCCGCTCGTGGGCCCAGGTCGATCAGCGCACCAACGAAGTCGCCGGGCTAACGACGTACTACGACATCGATCCGGCGCGGCGCACGGTGGCCATCGGCTCAACTTGGTTGGGGCGGCGCTTCTGGCGTACGGGGATCAACACCGAGTCCAAGCTGCTGCTCCTGCGCCATGCCTTCGACGCGCTCGACTGCGCCCGGGTCGTGTGGCACGTGGACATCAGGAACGAACGTTCGCAGGCGGCTGTCACCCGCATCGGTGGCGTACGCGAAGGCGTGATGCGCAAGCACATCATTCGCCGCGACGGATCGTGGCGCGACACCGTCCTGTTCTCCATGACCGACGACGAGTGGCCCGCGGCCCGTGACGCGCTCGTGTTCAAACTGTCCGCAAACGGGAAGGTTCAGACATGA
- a CDS encoding trehalose-6-phosphate synthase gives MASGLAEFVVIANRLPVDRITGPDGETTWRKSPGGLVTALEPVIRRKGGAWIGWHGAAGEKLRPFEHEGMNLVPVPLSEEEVEEYYEGFSNATLWPLYHDVVAPPEFHREWWDAYVRVNQRFAQKAAKIAKKNAVVWVQDYQLQLVPTMLRELRPDLRIGFFLHIPFPPTELFQQLPWRRQILEGLLGADLVGFQMPGAAQNFIRLVRQRVGHKTHRDTVYLPDGRTVLAQAYPISIDAAGFEELARTPEVIARAAEIRESLGNPKVVLLGIDRLDYTKGLRQRLRAFGELITEGALDVDDAVFIQVATPSRERVGQYILLRDDINRLVGRINGDVGRIGQQPVTYLHASYPREEMAALYRAADVMVVTPLRDGMNLVAKEYVACRYDEKGALVLSEFAGAASELKSAYQVNPHDINGMKQMLLAAINADPRENARRMKAMRRQVMENDIDLWAANFLRELNAVRDPHAKNPRPV, from the coding sequence ATGGCGTCTGGCCTCGCAGAATTCGTGGTTATCGCCAATCGCCTGCCCGTGGACCGGATCACTGGTCCGGATGGGGAGACGACATGGCGCAAGTCGCCCGGCGGACTGGTCACTGCCCTTGAGCCGGTCATCCGTCGCAAAGGTGGCGCCTGGATCGGCTGGCACGGCGCAGCTGGCGAGAAGCTGAGGCCCTTCGAACACGAAGGCATGAACCTCGTACCCGTTCCGTTGTCAGAAGAAGAGGTCGAGGAGTACTACGAAGGCTTCTCGAACGCGACCCTCTGGCCGCTCTATCACGATGTCGTCGCGCCTCCGGAGTTCCACCGCGAGTGGTGGGACGCGTACGTACGCGTCAATCAGCGCTTCGCTCAGAAGGCCGCAAAGATCGCCAAGAAGAACGCCGTCGTCTGGGTGCAGGACTACCAGCTCCAGCTGGTGCCGACGATGCTCCGCGAACTGCGGCCCGATCTGCGGATCGGCTTCTTCCTGCACATTCCGTTCCCTCCGACTGAGCTGTTCCAGCAGCTCCCCTGGCGTCGCCAGATCCTCGAGGGCCTGCTCGGCGCCGACCTTGTCGGTTTCCAGATGCCCGGTGCTGCACAGAACTTCATCCGTCTCGTACGCCAGCGCGTCGGCCACAAGACGCACCGCGACACCGTCTATCTGCCGGACGGTCGCACTGTGCTTGCACAGGCGTACCCGATCTCGATCGATGCGGCCGGTTTCGAAGAGCTCGCCCGTACGCCGGAGGTCATCGCTCGGGCTGCCGAGATCCGCGAGAGCCTGGGCAACCCCAAGGTCGTCCTGCTCGGCATCGATCGACTCGACTACACCAAGGGCCTGCGCCAGCGCCTGCGCGCGTTCGGCGAGCTCATCACCGAAGGTGCGTTGGACGTCGACGACGCCGTCTTCATTCAGGTGGCGACACCATCTCGCGAACGGGTCGGCCAGTACATCCTGCTGCGCGACGACATCAACCGACTCGTCGGTCGCATCAATGGCGACGTCGGCCGCATCGGGCAGCAACCGGTCACCTATCTCCACGCTTCCTATCCGCGCGAGGAGATGGCCGCGCTCTACCGCGCCGCCGACGTCATGGTCGTGACGCCGTTGCGTGATGGCATGAACCTCGTCGCCAAGGAGTACGTCGCCTGCCGGTACGACGAGAAGGGCGCCCTGGTGCTGAGCGAGTTCGCGGGCGCGGCCTCCGAGCTCAAGTCGGCCTATCAAGTCAATCCGCACGACATCAATGGCATGAAGCAGATGCTGTTGGCGGCGATCAACGCCGATCCACGCGAAAACGCCCGCCGTATGAAGGCGATGCGTCGCCAGGTGATGGAGAACGACATCGACCTGTGGGCTGCCAACTTCCTGCGCGAGCTCAATGCCGTACGTGATCCGCACGCCAAGAACCCCCGCCCGGTTTAG
- a CDS encoding Gfo/Idh/MocA family oxidoreductase, which yields MSTNPRTIRWGILATGRIAEHFAKDLALVEGSELVAVGSRRLEAATEFAERFGGVRAHGSYEALAADPEVDVIYVATPHSRHLEDVMVCLEGGKHVLCEKSLAMNAVDAETMISEARSRGLFFAEAMWTRTNPNTRKMLQLIKDGAIGTPLQVRAELGFAAEAEKVRMWDPALGASALLDVGIYPVTFAYLVLGEPTSIVANGVLSDQGFDLNAGATLTYASGAVANLAWNQVSHSDNRASIAGDLGLIEVHPAFHETTGFTYSKGELLETYEEPVTGRGYSHEIAEVADCLREGHTESALLPQDESLAIMKHMDEILRQLGVTPR from the coding sequence ATGTCGACCAATCCGCGCACCATCCGCTGGGGCATTCTTGCCACCGGACGCATAGCCGAGCACTTCGCGAAGGACCTCGCGCTCGTAGAGGGCAGTGAGCTGGTCGCCGTCGGGTCCAGGCGCCTCGAAGCAGCCACCGAGTTCGCCGAGCGATTCGGCGGCGTACGCGCCCATGGTTCGTACGAGGCACTCGCCGCTGATCCCGAGGTCGACGTCATCTATGTCGCTACTCCACACAGCCGTCACCTCGAAGACGTGATGGTGTGCCTCGAGGGCGGCAAGCACGTGCTCTGCGAGAAGTCGCTGGCCATGAATGCCGTCGATGCCGAAACGATGATCAGCGAAGCACGATCGCGCGGGCTGTTCTTTGCCGAGGCAATGTGGACGCGCACCAACCCCAACACCCGCAAGATGCTCCAGCTGATCAAGGACGGTGCGATCGGCACACCGCTACAGGTACGAGCGGAGCTCGGTTTTGCGGCCGAGGCCGAGAAGGTCCGCATGTGGGATCCGGCCCTGGGCGCCAGCGCGTTGCTCGACGTCGGCATCTACCCGGTGACGTTTGCGTACCTCGTGCTCGGCGAGCCGACCAGCATCGTCGCAAACGGGGTTCTGTCCGACCAGGGCTTCGACCTCAATGCCGGCGCAACGCTGACGTACGCCAGCGGCGCAGTCGCCAATCTCGCGTGGAACCAGGTCTCGCACTCCGACAACCGCGCATCGATCGCCGGCGATCTGGGTCTGATCGAGGTACACCCGGCCTTTCACGAGACGACTGGCTTCACGTATTCGAAGGGCGAGCTGCTCGAGACGTACGAGGAACCCGTCACGGGTCGCGGCTACTCGCACGAAATCGCCGAGGTCGCGGACTGTCTGCGCGAAGGGCATACCGAATCGGCACTACTGCCTCAGGACGAGTCGCTCGCGATCATGAAGCACATGGACGAGATCTTGCGCCAGCTCGGCGTAACGCCACGGTGA
- a CDS encoding DUF3263 domain-containing protein: MSAVEKTSPASTAAAESLSDRDREILALERLWWQYAGAKEQAIREKFDMSATRYYQVLNALIDREDALAFDPLLVKRLRRLRAGRQRSRSARRLGIDL, from the coding sequence ATGAGCGCAGTGGAAAAGACCAGCCCGGCCAGCACAGCCGCTGCCGAGTCGTTGTCCGACCGCGACCGCGAGATCCTGGCGCTCGAGCGTCTCTGGTGGCAGTACGCCGGTGCCAAGGAACAGGCGATCCGCGAGAAGTTCGATATGTCGGCGACCCGCTACTACCAGGTGCTCAACGCGCTGATCGACCGCGAGGACGCTCTCGCCTTTGATCCGCTGCTGGTCAAGCGCCTGCGTCGGCTCCGGGCCGGACGGCAGCGCAGTCGATCTGCCCGGCGCCTGGGCATCGATCTCTGA
- a CDS encoding LytR C-terminal domain-containing protein: MDHRRTPSRNAYVPSSWFIVFTVAALLAAVAGLGWLLIDADDGSKDTATPPSASATTPAPEPTETTEPTPTPTPTPTETEPTVARDTPVSVLNNTGTPGAAGAFKTKVEDAGWTVGGIGNWQGSIGQNTVYYPEGLQDQAEQLAKDVGIDRVMPRVDPMRTDRLTIILSGPQ, translated from the coding sequence ATGGACCATCGCAGAACACCGAGCCGCAACGCCTACGTCCCATCCAGTTGGTTCATCGTCTTCACGGTCGCCGCATTGCTTGCCGCGGTCGCTGGACTCGGTTGGCTGCTCATCGACGCCGATGACGGTTCGAAGGACACGGCCACGCCGCCGAGCGCATCGGCCACCACGCCAGCACCTGAGCCGACTGAGACAACGGAGCCGACACCCACTCCGACGCCCACTCCGACCGAGACTGAGCCGACTGTCGCGCGTGACACTCCCGTCTCGGTGCTCAACAACACCGGCACTCCCGGCGCTGCAGGCGCGTTCAAGACCAAGGTTGAGGACGCCGGATGGACCGTCGGTGGAATTGGCAACTGGCAAGGATCAATTGGCCAGAACACCGTCTATTACCCCGAAGGTCTTCAGGACCAGGCCGAGCAGCTGGCGAAGGACGTTGGCATCGATCGAGTCATGCCTCGCGTCGATCCCATGCGTACCGACCGCCTGACGATCATCTTGTCCGGCCCGCAATGA
- the otsB gene encoding trehalose-phosphatase produces MTTFREAVVNDPAGTLLALDFDGTLAHIVDDPTQAYAHERSVAALGRLGPVLGQVAIITGRPVEQALELGGFVGFAGLDRLIILGQYGAERWNAGDGAPAPIERPVAIARLLERLPGWLAERGGDNVRLEDKGLAVAIHTRGLDPDLLAKLAGPLSELAAELDLAVEPGRQVIELRVAGVDKGSALKALVDEMNAQHVIFAGDDLGDVPAFDAVDELRRSGLDGLLICSASSEQDALVSRADVVLNGPDEIAAWLEELADEF; encoded by the coding sequence GTGACCACCTTTCGCGAGGCCGTGGTCAACGATCCCGCAGGGACGCTTCTTGCTCTCGACTTTGACGGGACGTTGGCGCACATCGTCGATGACCCGACGCAGGCGTACGCGCACGAGCGCTCTGTTGCCGCTCTTGGACGACTCGGCCCCGTGCTGGGTCAGGTCGCGATCATCACCGGGCGGCCGGTCGAGCAGGCTCTCGAGCTGGGCGGCTTCGTCGGATTCGCCGGGCTGGACCGGCTGATCATCCTGGGTCAGTACGGCGCCGAGCGTTGGAATGCGGGAGACGGTGCGCCAGCTCCGATCGAGCGACCCGTGGCGATTGCGCGGCTTCTTGAGCGCCTGCCGGGTTGGTTGGCAGAGCGCGGTGGCGACAACGTACGACTGGAGGACAAAGGTCTAGCGGTGGCGATTCATACCCGTGGACTTGATCCCGACTTGCTCGCCAAGCTCGCGGGGCCGCTGTCCGAACTGGCTGCCGAGCTGGATCTCGCCGTCGAACCCGGACGCCAGGTCATCGAGCTGCGTGTCGCAGGAGTCGACAAGGGGAGCGCGCTCAAGGCCTTGGTCGACGAGATGAACGCGCAGCACGTGATCTTCGCCGGTGATGACCTCGGCGACGTTCCGGCATTTGATGCGGTGGATGAGCTCCGTCGGTCCGGTCTGGACGGGCTGTTGATCTGTTCGGCGTCGTCGGAGCAGGATGCCCTTGTGTCGCGCGCGGACGTCGTGCTGAACGGACCCGACGAGATCGCCGCCTGGCTGGAGGAGTTGGCAGATGAGTTCTGA
- the thrC gene encoding threonine synthase: protein MSITAEAKTIRDGAFGNAVELVCRECGTTRELGPHYACHECFGPLEIKYDFPAITREQIEAGPANIWRYKALLPVPDDIELSPNLEPGYTRLLKANNLAAELGLKNLWVKDDSTNPTNSFKDRVVACALSAAREFHSKVFACPSTGNLANAVAAAGARAGIRTVVFIPSNLETPKVINSAVYTENLVAVDGNYDDVNKLASEIAGEEDGWAFVNVNVRPFYAEGSKTLGYEIAEQLGWRLPDQIVIPVASGSQLTKVHKAFQELIKLGLVEDKPYKVFGAQATGCSPVSEAFREGWDVVRPQKPDTIAKSLAIGNPADGIYVLDICRETGGAVADITDDEVRDAIVLLARTEGIFTETAGGTTIGVLKKLVETGVLDTELETVVINTGHGLKTLDAVADLVRPAATIAPTYDAFVAAGIA, encoded by the coding sequence ATGAGCATCACCGCAGAAGCGAAGACCATCCGCGACGGAGCCTTCGGCAATGCCGTCGAGTTGGTGTGCCGAGAGTGTGGCACCACCCGCGAGCTCGGACCGCACTACGCGTGTCACGAGTGTTTTGGCCCGCTGGAGATCAAGTACGACTTCCCGGCCATCACACGCGAGCAGATCGAAGCCGGCCCCGCCAACATCTGGCGCTACAAAGCTCTCCTCCCCGTCCCCGACGACATCGAGTTGAGCCCCAACCTGGAGCCCGGCTACACGCGGCTCCTCAAGGCCAACAACCTCGCCGCTGAGCTCGGCCTCAAGAACCTTTGGGTCAAGGACGACAGCACCAACCCGACCAACTCTTTCAAGGACCGTGTCGTTGCGTGCGCGTTGAGCGCCGCCCGCGAGTTCCACAGCAAGGTGTTCGCGTGCCCGTCGACCGGCAACCTCGCCAACGCCGTCGCCGCGGCCGGAGCCCGCGCTGGCATCCGGACGGTCGTGTTCATTCCCAGCAACCTCGAGACGCCCAAGGTCATCAACTCGGCCGTCTACACCGAGAACCTCGTCGCGGTTGACGGCAACTACGACGACGTCAACAAGCTCGCCAGCGAGATCGCCGGCGAAGAGGACGGTTGGGCGTTCGTCAACGTCAACGTCCGCCCGTTCTACGCCGAAGGCTCCAAGACCCTCGGCTACGAGATCGCCGAGCAGCTCGGCTGGCGCCTGCCGGACCAGATCGTCATCCCCGTCGCCTCAGGCTCGCAGCTGACCAAGGTGCACAAGGCGTTCCAAGAGCTGATCAAGCTCGGACTCGTCGAGGACAAGCCCTACAAGGTGTTTGGCGCCCAGGCGACCGGATGCTCGCCGGTGTCCGAGGCGTTCCGCGAGGGCTGGGACGTCGTGCGTCCGCAGAAGCCCGACACGATCGCCAAGTCACTCGCGATTGGCAACCCCGCTGACGGCATCTACGTACTCGACATCTGCCGCGAAACTGGTGGAGCTGTCGCTGACATCACGGATGACGAAGTACGCGACGCGATCGTCCTGCTGGCACGCACTGAGGGCATCTTCACCGAGACGGCCGGAGGCACCACGATCGGCGTGCTCAAGAAGCTCGTTGAGACAGGGGTGCTCGACACCGAGCTTGAGACCGTCGTCATCAACACCGGTCACGGACTCAAGACGCTCGACGCCGTCGCCGACCTTGTCCGACCTGCAGCCACCATCGCGCCTACGTACGACGCCTTCGTCGCCGCGGGCATCGCTTAA
- a CDS encoding ubiquitin-like small modifier protein 1: MSINVRIPTILRSYTGDQSQVTAEGATLTEVIDSLETSFPGIKARVVDEDGKLRRFVNIYVAEEDVRFADGLATKTPDGAQVSIIPAVAGGA; encoded by the coding sequence GTGAGCATCAACGTACGAATCCCGACGATCCTCCGCAGCTACACCGGCGACCAGTCACAGGTCACCGCTGAGGGCGCAACGCTGACCGAGGTCATCGACTCGCTGGAGACCAGCTTCCCCGGGATCAAGGCGCGTGTGGTCGACGAGGACGGCAAGCTTCGCCGCTTCGTCAACATCTACGTAGCCGAGGAAGACGTGCGCTTCGCTGACGGACTCGCCACGAAGACGCCCGACGGCGCGCAAGTTTCCATAATCCCCGCCGTGGCCGGAGGCGCCTGA
- a CDS encoding cold shock domain-containing protein yields MVQGTVKWFNADKGYGFIEVEGQDDVFVHWSKIASDGYKTLEDGQKVEFEIVDGPKGREAHEVLGQ; encoded by the coding sequence ATGGTGCAGGGCACCGTCAAATGGTTCAACGCTGACAAGGGTTACGGCTTCATCGAGGTCGAGGGCCAGGACGACGTGTTCGTCCACTGGTCCAAGATCGCATCCGACGGCTACAAGACTCTCGAAGACGGCCAGAAGGTCGAGTTCGAGATTGTCGATGGGCCCAAGGGTCGAGAGGCCCACGAAGTTCTCGGACAGTAA
- the groL gene encoding chaperonin GroEL (60 kDa chaperone family; promotes refolding of misfolded polypeptides especially under stressful conditions; forms two stacked rings of heptamers to form a barrel-shaped 14mer; ends can be capped by GroES; misfolded proteins enter the barrel where they are refolded when GroES binds), which yields MAKTIAFNEEARRGLERGMNQLADAVKVTLGPKGRNVVLEKKWGAPTITNDGVSIAKEIELEDPFEKIGAELVKEVAKKTDDVAGDGTTTATVLAQALVREGLRNVAAGANPMGLKKGIEAAVEAISAQLLGMAKDVETKEQIAATASISAADTTVGEIIAEAMDKVGKEGVITVEESNTFGIDLELTEGMRFDKGHLSGYFVTDPERMETVLEDPYVLIYNGKISTVKDMVPILEKVMASGKPLVIIAEDVEGEALATLIVNKMRGTFKSVAIKAPGFGDRRKAMLADIAILTGGEVISEEVGLKLETADLTLLGTARKVVTTKDETTIVEGAGSEEQIQGRVAQIKSEIENSDSDYDKEKLQERLAKLAGGVAVIKVGAATEVELKERKHRIEDAVRNAKAAVEEGIVAGGGVALVQATAAVFEKLSLEGDEATGANIVRVAASAPLKQIAINAGLEGGVVAEKVAGLKQGHGLNAATGEYVDMIKAGIIDPAKVTRSALQNAASIAALFLTTEAVVADKPEPAAAGGAPDMGDMGGMGF from the coding sequence ATGGCAAAAACCATTGCTTTCAACGAGGAAGCCCGTCGCGGCCTCGAGCGCGGTATGAACCAGCTCGCTGACGCCGTCAAGGTCACCCTCGGCCCCAAGGGACGCAACGTCGTCCTGGAGAAGAAGTGGGGAGCCCCCACGATCACCAACGACGGTGTCAGCATCGCCAAGGAGATCGAGCTGGAGGACCCGTTCGAGAAGATCGGCGCCGAGCTCGTCAAGGAAGTCGCCAAGAAGACTGACGACGTCGCAGGCGACGGCACCACCACGGCCACCGTTCTCGCCCAGGCACTCGTTCGCGAAGGTCTGCGCAACGTCGCAGCCGGCGCCAACCCGATGGGCCTCAAGAAGGGCATCGAGGCCGCTGTTGAAGCCATCAGCGCCCAGCTGCTCGGCATGGCCAAGGACGTCGAGACCAAGGAGCAGATCGCTGCTACTGCCTCGATCTCCGCTGCTGACACCACGGTCGGCGAGATCATCGCCGAAGCCATGGACAAGGTCGGCAAGGAAGGCGTCATCACAGTCGAAGAGTCCAACACGTTTGGCATCGACCTGGAGCTGACCGAGGGCATGCGCTTCGACAAGGGTCACCTGTCGGGCTACTTCGTGACGGACCCCGAGCGTATGGAGACTGTGCTCGAGGACCCCTACGTCCTCATCTACAACGGCAAGATCAGCACGGTCAAGGACATGGTCCCGATCCTCGAGAAGGTCATGGCGTCGGGCAAGCCCCTCGTCATCATCGCCGAGGACGTCGAGGGCGAGGCTCTCGCGACCCTGATCGTCAACAAGATGCGTGGCACGTTCAAGTCGGTTGCCATCAAGGCTCCCGGCTTCGGTGACCGCCGCAAGGCCATGCTGGCCGACATCGCCATCCTCACGGGTGGAGAGGTCATCAGCGAGGAAGTTGGACTCAAGCTTGAGACCGCCGACCTGACGCTGCTCGGCACGGCTCGCAAGGTCGTCACGACCAAGGACGAGACGACGATCGTCGAAGGCGCCGGTTCCGAGGAGCAGATCCAGGGCCGCGTTGCTCAGATCAAGTCCGAGATCGAGAACAGCGACTCCGACTACGACAAGGAGAAGCTCCAGGAGCGTCTCGCCAAGCTGGCCGGCGGCGTTGCTGTCATCAAGGTCGGCGCGGCAACTGAGGTCGAGCTCAAGGAGCGCAAGCACCGCATTGAGGACGCTGTCCGCAACGCGAAGGCTGCTGTCGAAGAGGGCATCGTCGCCGGTGGTGGCGTTGCACTCGTGCAGGCAACTGCCGCAGTGTTCGAGAAGCTCAGCCTCGAAGGTGACGAAGCGACTGGCGCCAACATTGTGCGTGTCGCTGCTTCGGCTCCGCTCAAGCAGATCGCGATCAACGCCGGTCTCGAAGGTGGAGTTGTCGCAGAGAAGGTTGCCGGACTCAAGCAGGGCCACGGACTCAACGCGGCCACGGGCGAGTACGTCGACATGATCAAGGCCGGCATCATCGATCCCGCCAAGGTCACGCGCTCGGCGCTGCAGAACGCAGCCTCGATCGCCGCACTGTTCCTCACGACGGAGGCAGTTGTCGCCGACAAGCCGGAGCCCGCTGCGGCCGGTGGCGCCCCCGACATGGGCGACATGGGCGGTATGGGGTTCTAA